Genomic segment of Sebastes umbrosus isolate fSebUmb1 chromosome 22, fSebUmb1.pri, whole genome shotgun sequence:
ATGGTGTCCGATAATATAGAGgttggaacctgccaaaataaaaaaataaataaataaatgattcaataaataatatgtaattaaatgcagcaaaaataatattaaaaagaatTATAGTCATTAAGTAATTGatatgtgacataaatttatatttctattttaatttgcctttttaatttatttacctttgtattaattcccttatttatttactcttctgtttaattgtatgtatttattaatttttaaatgtatgtatttatttttgcatttttgttttttattttaaaattaattattttattaacttatttatttacgaTTTTCCCTGATTTTCtccctatttatttccccaaacttatttatttgtgtattatatttttgtatacatttctttacacatttctttttacatctctttatacattctgCCTCATTATACAAATGAGGGctgaaatgcaaagagaaaatcatacagatataaataaataaatacatgaatacataaataaatacacacatttaaaaataaatgcaaaataaataaataaatacaaaataaatgcaaaaataatttcagTAGAGGTGGGAGGGGGGAAGAGGCGCACTACTCTGGGCCAGCGAAAACTGGCTCTGGCACAGTACTGATTTGACTTATAACCCTTATTTAATCATACTAATATATGTCCCTCCATGCATGCTCTCAGGTTTCTTGTCCTGGAGTCCATCTGCAAGCCAAGGATGATATCTACCTCAGCATGTGCATCATGGGCCGGTACTGTCGGTCTGAATGTCTGCCTGCCGTCTTCCCTCTGCTCTTTCATGAGAAGATGACCTTTGAGAAGGCAAGTCTTCACTCATTCAATAAAATTAGATGAGACATGCCTTATTGTATTGAATGCCATAAATCAATTTGACACGACTGCACAGTACTTTGCCAATAAGAAACTTGTAAAATaaggaagctaaataaaaaatattttgtttctgtctagATCTTCAGACATGCAGTTGACCCTGGAGACATTGCTGTAATGCTTGAGTGTAAGTTCATATTTGGttgaattaaactgtattacATAATGAACTAATGAACTGATTCCTACTTCTTTTTCATATATTAATAACCCATTTAATTTTTCTCGGATATATCTTCATAAATTATTCTCAGGAGACAGTTTTATGAAGGAATATGtaacattttgtgaaaaatgaaatggaaaagtTATCGCAAAAGGATGTTTAATGTTCGGTCACAATCATGAAACATACAGTGTCCCAACAAAACAACatcagaaatattttatttgtagcGTGTATCAgctctaaattaaattaattaattgcacTCGTAAATAGAAAGGGGGCACCACCTCTTTTTATAGAAAAATAGAAGAAACTAATTCAACAATTTAGAAATTATTTTATCAGTCTCGCAGTATTAAATACAGTTCTGAAAACATTGATCTAAGTTCTGCTCTgagataaacacacatacaacgACATACAACAAAGTTAATACATATTGTATGAGTGACAAAACCTGTAAATGAATGAGTGAAATGGAGTTCAATGATATGACAGATGTTTAAGGAAAATAGTGAGGAGAGAGATAATGCTCAATTATTTATCTAAATGCTATGAATGGGATAACTTAACAATTTGGAGATTAATAAATTCAGAAGATCGTCTTACAACAACTCTTGTCAAAAGTGACTCAGTAGGAAAATCCTTACTTTGCTGCAGAAGTCAGTTCTGTTTAAATCCAAATGTCGCTTGGTCCTTAGACGCCCTTTGAAGTCAAAAAGGGATCAGTGatcttgtttgttttagttGGGAAAGGGTCTTTCCAAACACGTCGTAAAGTTTTATTTCCTCCTGCAGAATCATCTCGTAACCATTTGAGTGTCAAACTGGTAATCCACATAAGATTGAGTAAGTCCCACAGCTCAAAGGGACAACAGGGCAGCCAGCGGTCACAGATTCCTTTGGCCATAAAACAAATGGTCTTTGCCATGACATAGGGATCTTGTTTTTCTCATCCTAGTGTACAGAAGGAACAGCAACAAAAAGTCTGTTTGTCAGTCAGAGATGGACACACCAGCCTTTGGCTACATatttaaaacatgaacaactgaAATATTCCAAATAAACACTTTACCATCAAGTCCTCCAACCTACAGTAAATTAACAAATAGGTTGTTTGTCATTTCCTTCCAAAATGGCCCATATGTTTTTTTGACTGGCACCCCTATCTGTCCAATCAAAATCAGTCcctagttattttaacccaaacattgatttatttgttagataatttccgtacttaagtaatgccacttctgtagttattttaacccaaacatttatttatttgttagatcatttccgtacttaagtaatgccacttctgtagttattttaacccaaacatttttttatttctcacataacttccatacttaaatattgtcacttctgtagttattttatgtGACTTCATCCacatttattttagtattaATAGACCAGAACCATAACTTTTGTTCAGTCTATCATACTTTTCTCTGGGTTAGCATCTGCTTCATTTAAGGaacatatgatatcagtataaTATTAGGCTATAGGGATGGTTAGTCTGTGTGTCCTGTTGGTCTTCTTGACATACATGAAACTGTGGATCTTTCTCAACTTGATACCTTTTCTCTTCAGATGAGACGGTCACGATTGAACTGGTGCAGCTGATTCCTCCAGGTGAGgctgtttatttttcatattcatGCTTTTTTGTTCCACTGGTAAGAAATATTCCTACATGAAACCAGACTCTTCTCTCCTGTCGACACACAAGAACGTGGAAGCATTCATTAACAGGATGTCCCAGTGTAAcagaagtgtgtttgtgtgtgcagtaaCGGACACTCTGGCCTGCTTTGAAGAAGATGCTCGGAGTTTCTTATTCCCAGAGCCCAAACTGGTTCCCTCCTCCTCTGGAGTGGACCGAGAGGTTCTGATGACCCGAGCACCTTACTTTCCAGTAGGTCCAACCCTATGACATATTACGATAATGCTATTTTAGCATGTTCACATTGATACATCACTAGCAAattcttttttaagacattaacACATTTTCTTGGCCATATAAAAAAGTGAAGACTGAATATAAGTGTGCAGTTTGCAGTTTAATGTGATTACGGTACATATGtgttctgtctcctctcttttccccaGGGTATCGCTCCAAGGTTGGAGTTTTGCACCAAAACAACCATCATTGAGTGTTCAGCTGATGCAGAGATCAACATTTACCCCAATGTACCCATGgtaaatattgtgatactgaagaaaacctAAAAACCTGATGATTTTGGAGCTATAAGGAGCATTTTTTGTCTCTATGATGAATATTATTCACATTGGATGTCAGATATAAAGATATCCTCAGAAAGTATAGGTCACAGTGAATCTAAGAATATGTGcaccatgtttgtgtgtttatatgtaacTGACTTATGACTCCGGGAAGAAGGAGTGCAACACAAATTGCAGCAATTAAGTTAATGTTCCTTCATTGCCTTCATGAGCTGTGTGTCACAGTCACAGCTGCAGCTGCTAACCGTGGTGATGAGCGAGTCCAAATCAGCGGGTCAAactaacttcctgttgtttttagaACACCAGCATACACTTCACTTTCACCTCACACAGTATCTTGCCTCGTGTCTCATTATTATGTCATGTTTACGCTGTAGGCTTGAGACATCCACTCTTTTATTTCCAGAGGCCAGTGATGAATAGGAACAGGAAACACTCCAGCAGACCCAGGAGCTCCTCTCCTCAGAGGAAACCACCTCAGACCCTTGGAAGGAGACGAGATGGCAGGGCATACGGAGAAAGACACAGCAGCGCCAGGTCACCGTCGTCGTACGCTCCTAGAGCCCAGTCTCTGTCCCCTGTAAGAGTTAGGAACACCCAGCGCCTGGCCCGGCTCAGCCTGGCCTCTGCAGCTCACAGGGACGCAGCCAGCACCTCCCAGCCTGTAAGCACAAACAGCACATCTTTATTCCAAAGGTCACTATAGATTTCCAGCCACAAGATGGCAGAGAAGAGCTGAGTTAGGTACATCTCCACACCTCAGTTACTTCAGCAGCTCTGTTGGTGGTCTTTAACTTGTATCTAATACAAATATCACTCTCACCTCTCTCCATGCTGATGTTATGTATTGTTCCACCAGTGAGAAGGTTTGAGAGTCAGTTGACTCCAGTAGGTACATCTTGTAGCTGTTTGAGCTGCAGGTCTGCTCACTTTATCATCACTCTCCTGCAGATGCTGGCCTCGTGGCCTGGAGCCAGTGGACCTGCCTCGCCCCACCGCTCTGCAGTGTTTACCCGCTCCTCCTCACCTTTGACCAGGTCTTCATCAACAGGTAGAAACCCTCATATAATGCTGTTTTGATGCTACTGAACATGGGTTATAGAGCTTATAAAGTTTAGTGTTATTACTATACTGCCCTGTTGACATGATTGTTACCTGTAAGTGTGATGATGAAATCCTACTCAAGGTCACGTTTCTATCACCCAACAAATGCTTTTCCCCTCTTTTTGCTGTTTCAGTGAGATATTCTCCAACTGGCAGAAGAAAATCCTTATTCAACGGTTTGGTAGGAacaatgtattttctttctcaGGATATTCACAGGATTGGCACCTGTGACTCCAAAATGAATAGaaagttttaaaaatacatcagCTAATACCACAGAAAAGCTAAATCAAAGTACTTTTTGACGAAGGTTTACATcagtaatatgtgtatatacaagCCTCAATGAATTATGATGagttgaaaaacacaaaaacatagaTTTGTTATCTGTAAACTCTTCAGTCGtgtctaatttatttattactgaCTGAGCCTTTAATATCTGCAGTTGAGACCAGAGAGTGAAATGAAACGATTGCTGAGGTGCAGATGCATTAATAGGATGGTCATCTGATAGTGAAAGGAACTCCTCTCTGCTTCCAGGTTGGAGGGATATCAGAAGACGACTCCAGCTCCTCAGAGACACATGACCACGTTGACAACCACCAAGATCCTGACCCGTCAGGGCTGTGGCGGTCCTATAGGGAACAGGCCAGGCACAGCAGGTCCTTTTCTTGACTAGTTTTAAATGTTGACATTCATAGTATAATCATGCACCTCATTACAGAGGTAGAAAAATCAGGGCTGTTGGAAGATGTATTTTGTGTGATGTTCAGGTCTCAGTCCAGCTCTCACAGAGAATGGGAAGAGGTCCAGGAGCGTGTTCGGGGACTCCTTACGACACCAAAAGCTGTACGCCGACTTACCTATGTAAGTAATACATAACATTAGAATGTGTTTCAGTCTGGTGTCAGACTTG
This window contains:
- the spata6l gene encoding spermatogenesis associated 6-like protein, with product MSRKALKVLVELKFRAVSCPGVHLQAKDDIYLSMCIMGRYCRSECLPAVFPLLFHEKMTFEKIFRHAVDPGDIAVMLEYETVTIELVQLIPPVTDTLACFEEDARSFLFPEPKLVPSSSGVDREVLMTRAPYFPGIAPRLEFCTKTTIIECSADAEINIYPNVPMRPVMNRNRKHSSRPRSSSPQRKPPQTLGRRRDGRAYGERHSSARSPSSYAPRAQSLSPVRVRNTQRLARLSLASAAHRDAASTSQPMLASWPGASGPASPHRSAVFTRSSSPLTRSSSTVRYSPTGRRKSLFNGLVGGISEDDSSSSETHDHVDNHQDPDPSGLWRSYREQARHSRSQSSSHREWEEVQERVRGLLTTPKAVRRLTYGATHSEVDEVLARRSISPGPP